Proteins encoded together in one Synergistaceae bacterium window:
- the acpP gene encoding acyl carrier protein → MTKEEAVAKLKAIVSDRLDVEADQVTPEKSFVEDLGADSLDIVELIMGIEEEFDIEIPDEDAEKLTSVGEAMNYTLSKIGVED, encoded by the coding sequence ATGACGAAAGAAGAAGCAGTAGCCAAACTCAAAGCAATAGTATCAGACCGCCTTGACGTAGAGGCAGACCAGGTTACGCCGGAAAAATCATTTGTCGAGGATCTCGGAGCTGACTCGCTTGATATAGTCGAGCTTATCATGGGAATCGAGGAAGAGTTTGACATCGAGATACCTGACGAGGACGCAGAGAAACTTACATCAGTGGGCGAGGCAATGAACTACACACTGAGCAAAATCGGCGTGGAGGACTAA
- the fabF gene encoding beta-ketoacyl-ACP synthase II, translated as MTHSKRRVVVTGLGPVSPIATGKKDYWQALREGRNGISPITTFDLGDCPVTFGAEIKDFDPTLYMPGKEAKRSDRAIQFAVAAAKLAVEDSGLDVKTVDPYRLGVYIGTGQGGIETSFNNFRIMLEKGSRRVSPYFIPMMISNMSTAYVAIVLGAKGPNLCVVTACATSLHSMGEAYHTIIRDDADVIIAGGTEAALRAISIAGFASMKALSTRNDDPEHASRPFDLNRDGFVMGEGAGVVVLEELEHALARGAHIYAEFTGYGTSCDAGHITAPDPEAKGAAYATERAISMSGWDKSQVDYINAHGTSTGLNDKMEAGMINRVFGDKAKDITVTSTKSMIGHCLGAAGGLEVIASMQAIEEGYIHPTLNYETPDPDCDINISTGAGVNRKVDRLLVNSFGFGGHNGVLAFERYGRV; from the coding sequence TTGACACACAGCAAACGCAGAGTAGTAGTAACAGGATTAGGCCCTGTGAGTCCTATTGCAACCGGGAAAAAAGATTACTGGCAGGCACTCCGTGAGGGCAGGAACGGAATATCACCCATCACAACATTTGACCTCGGAGACTGCCCCGTAACATTCGGAGCTGAGATAAAAGACTTTGACCCTACACTCTACATGCCGGGAAAAGAGGCGAAAAGATCCGACAGAGCTATACAGTTCGCAGTAGCTGCGGCAAAACTGGCCGTTGAGGATTCCGGGCTTGACGTTAAGACCGTTGACCCTTACCGGCTGGGAGTGTATATAGGAACAGGCCAGGGCGGAATAGAGACATCATTCAACAATTTCAGGATCATGCTTGAGAAAGGCTCACGCAGAGTCAGCCCGTACTTTATTCCCATGATGATTAGCAACATGTCAACAGCCTACGTTGCAATAGTACTCGGCGCAAAAGGCCCGAATCTTTGTGTTGTTACGGCGTGCGCTACATCGCTTCACTCAATGGGAGAAGCCTATCACACAATCATACGCGATGACGCTGACGTGATTATAGCCGGAGGGACTGAGGCGGCATTACGGGCGATAAGCATTGCGGGATTTGCGTCAATGAAAGCATTATCCACGCGAAACGATGACCCGGAACACGCAAGCAGACCGTTCGACCTCAACCGGGACGGGTTTGTGATGGGCGAGGGAGCCGGGGTTGTCGTTCTTGAGGAACTCGAACACGCATTAGCGCGGGGAGCGCACATCTACGCCGAGTTCACCGGGTACGGGACTTCATGCGACGCAGGACACATCACCGCCCCTGACCCTGAAGCAAAGGGAGCCGCATACGCAACCGAACGCGCTATATCTATGTCGGGATGGGATAAATCACAGGTCGATTACATCAACGCGCACGGGACATCTACAGGTCTCAATGACAAAATGGAAGCAGGAATGATTAACCGCGTTTTCGGCGACAAGGCAAAAGACATCACAGTAACGTCAACAAAATCAATGATAGGACACTGCTTAGGCGCGGCAGGAGGGCTTGAGGTCATCGCGTCAATGCAGGCCATCGAGGAAGGATATATACATCCCACACTGAATTATGAGACACCTGACCCCGATTGCGACATCAACATTTCAACAGGCGCAGGCGTAAACAGGAAGGTTGACAGGCTTCTTGTGAACAGTTTCGGATTCGGCGGGCATAACGGGGTACTGGCATTTGAGCGGTATGGCAGAGTTTAA
- the rnc gene encoding ribonuclease III, producing the protein MAEFNFDALRKKQRLDEHEIKFLEEGIGYTFEDKMILEEALCHSSFAKEYGLSYNNERLEFLGDSVLEFVVTRTLFRTYPDANEGELTTMRSGLVRTDSLFRKADSLRIPYILLHGHTMKAGNLPKSVVANALEAVIGAVCLDGGMSAAERVVKKLFLSDAEEQFVERDPKTALQLWLQARGMPLPNYELLKTEGPSHAPTFTVRLYMNGFEHVETGKSRKSTEAKVAALILQDLRAKFGD; encoded by the coding sequence ATGGCAGAGTTTAATTTTGACGCGCTCAGGAAAAAGCAGCGGCTTGACGAACACGAGATTAAATTTCTTGAAGAGGGAATCGGCTACACGTTCGAGGATAAAATGATTCTTGAGGAGGCTTTATGCCATTCGTCATTTGCGAAAGAATACGGCCTCAGCTACAACAATGAGCGGCTTGAATTTCTCGGAGACTCGGTGCTTGAGTTTGTCGTAACAAGAACATTATTCCGTACTTACCCGGACGCTAACGAGGGCGAACTCACAACAATGCGCTCCGGCCTAGTCAGAACAGACTCCCTCTTCAGGAAGGCCGACTCTCTCCGCATTCCGTATATACTCCTTCACGGCCACACAATGAAGGCAGGAAATCTCCCGAAATCTGTCGTGGCAAATGCTCTTGAGGCTGTAATCGGCGCGGTGTGCCTCGACGGGGGAATGAGCGCGGCGGAAAGAGTCGTGAAGAAATTATTTCTCAGCGACGCGGAAGAGCAGTTTGTCGAACGAGACCCAAAGACCGCCCTTCAGTTATGGCTTCAGGCACGAGGAATGCCCCTGCCGAATTATGAGCTTCTCAAGACGGAAGGCCCTTCCCATGCTCCTACATTCACGGTCAGGCTTTACATGAATGGCTTTGAGCATGTAGAGACAGGCAAAAGCAGAAAAAGCACCGAGGCTAAAGTCGCGGCGTTAATCCTGCAGGATTTGAGGGCTAAATTTGGCGACTAA
- the tadA gene encoding tRNA adenosine(34) deaminase TadA — protein MTDDNYYMQIAFDEAKSAYLRGDVPVGAVIVRGNDIISYGSDRKISDPTEHAEIIAIRSCAEKSGCWNLTGCTLYVTLEPCPMCAGACVNARVSRVVYGARNYRSGAGGTLYNILSDSRLNHVCKVTAGVMENECVRILQDYFLRRRKS, from the coding sequence ATGACCGATGATAATTATTACATGCAAATAGCCTTTGACGAGGCAAAATCAGCGTACCTGCGCGGAGATGTCCCAGTCGGCGCGGTAATCGTCAGGGGAAATGACATAATCTCATACGGAAGCGACCGCAAAATTTCTGACCCTACAGAACACGCCGAGATAATCGCGATTCGTTCGTGTGCGGAAAAATCCGGCTGCTGGAATCTCACGGGCTGTACGCTCTATGTTACCCTCGAACCCTGCCCAATGTGCGCGGGGGCTTGTGTCAACGCAAGAGTCTCAAGAGTCGTTTACGGCGCGAGGAATTACCGTTCAGGCGCGGGCGGCACTCTCTATAACATCCTCAGCGACTCACGCCTAAATCACGTCTGCAAAGTTACGGCGGGAGTCATGGAGAATGAATGCGTCAGAATCCTTCAGGATTACTTTTTGAGGAGGCGCAAATCATGA
- a CDS encoding DHH family phosphoesterase, which translates to MIPTCDISDLKIYRPGDYTRRLASELSCPTLAAGVLEMLKGGEDIDTLREWIHPDFSRQIDSLDLGKGSKAAKSLWESKSSFGNVLVYGDYDTDGISSTVLAMEIFRNKAAQVRYFIPRRDVHGYGLNAGVLDKIPGMGCNTLIVTDCGTNDSEMLQKLADKGINIFVFDHHSLSAPVTIPTIVNPCINMEAGDHQKICATAVLWCWAWKENIVSKKFLQYAVDLVTLATIADCMPLHNLNRSLVRYGMRLMRTNPRRGLSALFDCLGLNKSQLTEEHLSMRVIPCLNAPGRIATADTGVRALLGAGSNDAVYSCVNELMRINRKRQTLTENIAREIDDAIITGNITRKVLYNEQWPIGVLSGVASRICAQYNRPIVLAAPVGKEVVRGTLRVPEGGDAVGILREISAKLDAWGGHKYAAGFSVLTENWREVCGDLERMLTDIVIQPEGVTPVINVIPSDITISDWRAVSELGPFGNNNPSPKFYTDNDPYGLEINAMGKDGKHSFVRINSAKLLAFNTPPRDVAEMMGRVKGWIYHPRLDYWRNEEQLQFILDCAVTEGGI; encoded by the coding sequence ATGATACCTACATGCGACATTTCAGACCTCAAAATATACAGGCCGGGCGACTACACTCGCAGACTCGCCAGCGAATTATCATGCCCGACATTAGCCGCGGGAGTCCTCGAAATGCTCAAAGGCGGGGAAGACATTGACACCCTCCGCGAATGGATACATCCCGATTTCAGCAGGCAGATTGACAGTCTTGACCTCGGAAAAGGAAGCAAGGCCGCTAAATCTCTGTGGGAGTCAAAAAGCTCGTTCGGGAATGTTTTGGTTTACGGAGACTATGACACGGACGGCATATCGTCAACAGTTCTTGCTATGGAAATTTTCCGCAACAAGGCCGCGCAGGTTCGCTACTTTATCCCAAGAAGAGACGTTCACGGCTACGGACTCAACGCCGGAGTCCTCGACAAGATTCCGGGAATGGGCTGTAATACCCTCATTGTTACAGACTGCGGGACGAATGACTCCGAAATGTTACAGAAACTCGCCGACAAGGGCATAAACATTTTTGTGTTCGATCATCATTCACTGTCAGCCCCCGTAACAATCCCGACAATCGTCAACCCCTGCATTAACATGGAGGCCGGAGACCATCAGAAAATCTGCGCCACCGCTGTCCTATGGTGCTGGGCGTGGAAAGAAAATATAGTGTCAAAAAAATTCCTACAGTACGCCGTTGACCTTGTTACGCTCGCCACTATTGCCGACTGTATGCCCCTCCACAATTTGAACCGCTCCTTAGTCCGCTACGGCATGAGGCTTATGCGGACAAACCCACGCCGGGGACTCTCCGCCCTCTTTGACTGTCTCGGACTCAATAAGTCCCAGCTCACGGAAGAACATCTTTCCATGCGCGTAATACCCTGCCTCAATGCCCCCGGAAGAATAGCAACCGCTGACACTGGAGTCCGTGCGTTACTGGGAGCGGGAAGCAATGACGCTGTATATTCCTGCGTGAACGAGCTTATGAGAATCAACCGAAAGCGGCAGACCCTGACCGAGAATATAGCCCGCGAAATCGATGACGCTATAATCACCGGGAACATCACGCGCAAAGTACTCTACAATGAGCAGTGGCCAATAGGAGTCCTCAGCGGAGTCGCAAGCCGTATATGCGCCCAGTACAACAGGCCGATAGTTTTGGCCGCGCCTGTGGGAAAAGAAGTTGTACGCGGGACGCTCCGAGTCCCTGAAGGCGGCGACGCTGTCGGAATCCTCCGGGAAATTTCCGCCAAGCTCGATGCCTGGGGAGGACACAAATACGCCGCGGGATTCTCCGTCCTCACTGAGAACTGGCGCGAGGTCTGCGGGGATTTGGAGCGTATGCTGACTGACATTGTGATTCAGCCGGAAGGGGTTACCCCGGTGATTAACGTCATTCCGTCTGACATTACTATATCTGACTGGCGGGCGGTCTCTGAGCTTGGGCCGTTCGGCAACAACAACCCTTCCCCGAAATTCTACACCGACAATGACCCCTACGGACTCGAAATCAACGCTATGGGCAAGGACGGGAAGCACAGCTTTGTACGCATAAACAGCGCGAAACTTCTTGCCTTCAACACTCCGCCGCGTGATGTCGCCGAAATGATGGGCAGGGTAAAAGGATGGATTTATCACCCGCGTTTAGACTATTGGCGCAACGAGGAGCAGTTACAGTTTATACTTGACTGCGCTGTAACGGAAGGAGGGATTTAA
- the dtd gene encoding D-tyrosyl-tRNA(Tyr) deacylase, whose amino-acid sequence MRLLIQRVKRASVTINGKETRSINHGMCVFIGVTHGDNESKADWLAEKLTGLRIFEDSDGKINLSLKDVGGELLLVSQFSLYASCAKGRRPSFTDAAKPDEAERLYNYFVERVKSSGVNNVQCGEFGADMTVEIINDGPLTFIVDSI is encoded by the coding sequence TTGCGTCTTCTGATACAGAGAGTAAAACGCGCTTCAGTAACAATAAACGGAAAAGAGACACGCTCAATAAATCACGGGATGTGCGTATTTATCGGAGTAACACACGGGGACAATGAGTCAAAAGCTGACTGGCTCGCGGAAAAATTAACGGGTCTGCGAATATTCGAGGATTCAGACGGGAAAATCAACCTGTCATTGAAGGATGTCGGCGGGGAATTGCTTTTAGTGTCTCAGTTTTCGCTTTACGCCTCATGCGCCAAGGGGAGAAGGCCGAGCTTCACGGACGCGGCAAAACCTGACGAGGCAGAAAGGCTCTATAATTATTTCGTGGAGCGTGTAAAATCTTCAGGCGTGAATAATGTACAGTGCGGTGAGTTCGGCGCGGATATGACGGTAGAAATCATCAATGACGGGCCATTAACGTTTATTGTTGACAGCATATGA
- a CDS encoding MBL fold metallo-hydrolase, producing the protein MHYKRFPLGALWTNGYLFWDEPTKEAFFIDPGGKTEDVTDFMTANNLTLKMILLTHGHIDHVAGINELVPMAGDNIYIHSGDAEMLRHPSRELQELLGVKFGGLEKFREIEDGRIIDFPGYTIKTIATPGHTEGSVCYLITDTDGHKILVSGDTLFAQSVGRTDLEGGDWLKLESSLKRLAELDDGLHVIPGHGPDTFIGSERELNPYWPR; encoded by the coding sequence TTGCACTATAAGCGGTTCCCATTGGGAGCATTATGGACAAACGGCTATTTATTCTGGGACGAGCCGACAAAGGAAGCATTCTTCATTGACCCCGGCGGAAAAACGGAAGATGTTACAGACTTCATGACGGCGAATAATCTCACGCTCAAAATGATTCTGCTGACTCACGGCCATATTGACCACGTTGCGGGGATTAATGAGCTTGTGCCGATGGCGGGCGATAACATCTACATACATTCGGGCGACGCTGAAATGCTCCGTCATCCGTCAAGAGAGCTTCAAGAATTACTTGGCGTGAAATTCGGAGGGCTTGAGAAATTCCGGGAGATTGAAGACGGGCGCATTATCGATTTTCCCGGCTACACGATAAAGACAATCGCGACTCCCGGCCACACTGAGGGCAGCGTATGCTATCTCATCACGGACACTGACGGCCACAAGATATTGGTGTCGGGTGATACTCTTTTCGCTCAGAGCGTGGGAAGGACAGATCTTGAGGGCGGCGACTGGCTGAAACTTGAGTCATCACTGAAACGCCTTGCGGAACTTGATGACGGCCTTCACGTTATCCCCGGACACGGCCCGGATACCTTTATCGGTTCTGAGCGCGAACTCAATCCCTATTGGCCGAGGTAA
- a CDS encoding rod shape-determining protein, with protein sequence MFKVFSGVLGMDVGIDLGSSNVVVYVKDKGIVFSEPSAVAVKKRPRGEGNEVIAVGESAKAMSGKVPAGIEAIWPLEGGVIANFDMTQELIKYCLKRVSSNNTFMVHPRVVISIPAEVTEVERKAVIDATLGAGASEAYVVEEPISAALGVGLPIDRPSGCMIIDIGGGTSEVSVISLGGIVVTSSLRTAGKMMDNAIITMVRQRYALLIGESTAEEVKNTIGSALPLNPELEMSVKGRDLSDGLPKSDIVSSIEVREAMEPIFTGIEDMVKVALEKMPPELAKDVVDRGIILTGGVALMRGFSERLSRAINTPVIVAEQPLNSVALGVGKILDNLGTMKRGLMSVQHGSR encoded by the coding sequence ATGTTCAAAGTATTTTCGGGCGTTCTCGGCATGGACGTGGGAATAGATTTAGGGTCGTCAAATGTCGTTGTCTACGTCAAAGACAAGGGAATAGTATTCAGTGAGCCTTCAGCGGTTGCCGTCAAGAAACGCCCACGCGGTGAAGGGAATGAAGTTATCGCAGTCGGTGAGTCGGCAAAAGCAATGTCAGGAAAAGTCCCCGCAGGAATAGAAGCGATATGGCCGCTTGAAGGGGGAGTCATCGCTAATTTCGACATGACGCAGGAACTCATCAAATACTGCCTGAAGCGCGTCAGCTCCAACAATACTTTCATGGTACACCCGCGAGTCGTAATCTCAATCCCCGCTGAAGTTACAGAGGTTGAACGGAAAGCAGTCATTGACGCTACACTAGGGGCGGGAGCTAGTGAGGCTTACGTTGTCGAGGAACCAATAAGCGCGGCGCTTGGAGTCGGTCTGCCTATTGACCGTCCGTCAGGCTGCATGATTATCGACATCGGCGGGGGAACATCGGAAGTCAGCGTTATATCACTCGGCGGAATTGTCGTAACATCTTCACTCCGCACTGCCGGGAAAATGATGGACAACGCAATAATCACAATGGTACGTCAGAGATACGCGCTCTTAATCGGAGAATCTACCGCTGAGGAAGTCAAGAACACAATCGGATCTGCCCTGCCCCTGAATCCTGAGCTTGAAATGAGCGTTAAAGGCCGGGACTTGTCAGACGGCCTCCCTAAATCCGACATAGTATCATCGATTGAAGTCCGCGAGGCAATGGAGCCTATATTCACGGGGATTGAAGACATGGTGAAAGTTGCGCTAGAGAAAATGCCGCCCGAACTGGCGAAAGATGTTGTTGACCGGGGAATTATCCTCACGGGAGGAGTCGCACTCATGCGGGGATTCAGCGAGAGATTATCACGCGCCATAAACACGCCCGTAATTGTCGCCGAACAGCCGCTAAACTCGGTGGCATTGGGAGTCGGGAAAATCCTCGACAACCTCGGCACAATGAAACGCGGATTAATGTCCGTTCAGCACGGCTCGCGCTAA
- a CDS encoding rod shape-determining protein MreC: protein MDNSRNHTREFVHGITALILALFLLGVSSGLGIMKNIVDLWGAVLFIPEYPAVVMREIYLGWRSWSRDKNFLASEVTRLRNENASLRLELAKIAGEKIYSDDRKNDSRTARVTLRAPMSWWSEIRIDRGGKDKITQGLPIFSGGWLVGRVSTVSALSSWAELITSSSFMIPAVIEETRELGVVEGDGNGSVLLRYIPAGRGVRSGMKVSTAMIGEELPPGLPIGQIAGEFNIGNDGYTTYRIEPGADLSRFYTVNY from the coding sequence ATGGACAACAGCAGGAATCATACCCGCGAATTTGTACACGGAATCACGGCGTTAATACTGGCGTTATTCCTTCTCGGCGTAAGCTCCGGGCTTGGCATAATGAAGAACATTGTTGACCTCTGGGGGGCTGTGCTGTTTATTCCTGAATACCCCGCTGTAGTGATGAGGGAAATATATTTAGGCTGGCGTTCATGGTCGAGGGACAAGAATTTTCTTGCGTCAGAAGTAACGCGCCTGCGGAATGAGAATGCGAGTCTCCGTCTTGAGCTTGCGAAAATCGCCGGGGAGAAAATATATTCCGATGACAGGAAGAATGACTCCCGCACTGCCCGCGTAACTCTCCGCGCTCCTATGTCATGGTGGAGCGAGATACGCATTGACCGTGGCGGGAAGGACAAAATCACGCAGGGGCTTCCCATCTTCAGCGGGGGCTGGCTTGTCGGGAGAGTCAGCACCGTTTCGGCTCTGTCGTCATGGGCGGAGCTGATTACGTCATCTTCATTCATGATTCCTGCTGTCATCGAGGAGACCCGCGAGCTTGGAGTCGTTGAGGGGGACGGTAACGGCTCTGTATTGCTGCGCTACATACCTGCCGGGCGCGGAGTCCGTTCGGGAATGAAGGTAAGCACGGCCATGATTGGCGAGGAATTACCGCCGGGACTCCCAATCGGGCAGATTGCGGGCGAGTTCAACATTGGCAATGACGGCTACACTACGTACAGGATAGAGCCGGGCGCGGACTTGTCGCGGTTCTACACGGTGAATTACTGA
- the mrdA gene encoding penicillin-binding protein 2, whose protein sequence is MEILDSRLKIIIGCMALSVGILITGLWFCQIHQSDKYVRLAHSNRLRMIRFPAPRGEIFDRNGVPLAVNDTTFCIMGYPLDLNTPEKLQRLSKILMRHGIPFTVSDLEKTIKQQRLAPYRVMKIVPNLTMTQMAELVADYEFPHELFPLSVWRRTYPAGTTAANIIGYVGEISEGELKTRAEDGYAGGDLIGKSGIERSYESVLRGSPGQEALEVDARGRKIRTLDANPAVKGEDIRLTIDMGAQKLAVELLKNWKGAIVAMNVETGAVIALASSPVYDNNPLSWGVSGREWNAIMSDPERPMLNRAIAGVYPPASTFKAFMSIAALEEDSITQSTMIPCRGGLRYGSHLFKCWKHSGHGSLNVIGGLQHSCDVFFYQTGLRTGIDDLIKWGRKFHLGEPTGIDLPGESGGNIAGPEWKLRRFKSAWAGGDTVNYSIGQGYMLMTPIQIAREYAAIANGGKMVTPHLCAKGYRTPENIGLNPAKLEIVRRGLEAVVSRGTGSRAGRFGVHVAGKTGTAQNSHGDDHALFAGYAPAEAPKYVAVAVIEGGKHGSSVAGPVVGQMLAHLLSH, encoded by the coding sequence ATGGAAATATTAGACAGCCGACTGAAGATAATAATCGGGTGCATGGCGTTGTCTGTGGGAATATTAATCACGGGGCTTTGGTTCTGCCAGATTCACCAGAGCGACAAATACGTTAGATTAGCGCACAGCAACAGGCTCAGGATGATACGTTTTCCCGCGCCCAGGGGAGAAATTTTTGACCGCAACGGAGTCCCCCTCGCCGTGAATGATACTACCTTCTGCATAATGGGCTACCCTCTCGACCTCAACACGCCCGAAAAATTACAGCGTCTCAGCAAAATACTAATGAGGCACGGAATCCCCTTCACCGTTTCAGACTTGGAGAAAACAATCAAGCAGCAGAGATTAGCCCCCTACCGTGTAATGAAGATAGTACCCAACCTGACAATGACTCAGATGGCCGAGCTTGTCGCGGACTATGAATTTCCGCATGAGCTTTTCCCGTTAAGCGTCTGGCGCAGGACTTACCCTGCCGGGACTACAGCGGCTAACATCATCGGCTACGTCGGCGAAATCTCAGAGGGTGAACTCAAGACTCGCGCTGAGGACGGCTACGCGGGCGGGGACTTAATCGGGAAATCGGGAATTGAGCGGTCATATGAGTCAGTCCTGAGAGGGTCTCCGGGTCAGGAGGCATTAGAGGTTGACGCAAGGGGGCGAAAGATTCGGACTCTTGACGCAAATCCGGCTGTGAAGGGCGAGGATATACGGCTGACAATCGACATGGGAGCGCAGAAATTAGCCGTTGAGCTTCTCAAGAACTGGAAGGGCGCAATTGTCGCAATGAATGTTGAGACGGGAGCAGTCATCGCACTTGCCTCAAGCCCGGTTTACGACAACAATCCGCTGTCATGGGGGGTTTCCGGCCGCGAATGGAACGCGATAATGTCAGACCCTGAACGCCCAATGCTGAACCGCGCAATCGCCGGAGTCTACCCTCCCGCAAGCACCTTCAAGGCGTTCATGTCAATCGCCGCTCTTGAGGAGGACAGCATAACGCAGTCGACAATGATACCCTGCCGGGGCGGACTGAGATACGGCTCTCACCTCTTCAAGTGCTGGAAACATTCCGGTCATGGCTCATTGAACGTAATCGGAGGGCTTCAGCATTCCTGCGATGTGTTTTTCTACCAGACGGGACTCCGCACAGGAATTGACGACCTAATCAAATGGGGCAGGAAATTTCACTTAGGCGAGCCTACCGGGATTGATTTGCCGGGTGAAAGCGGCGGGAACATTGCCGGGCCTGAGTGGAAATTGAGACGCTTCAAATCAGCCTGGGCCGGTGGCGACACGGTGAATTACTCGATAGGGCAGGGCTACATGCTCATGACACCGATACAGATAGCCCGCGAATATGCCGCAATCGCCAACGGGGGAAAAATGGTAACCCCTCACCTTTGCGCGAAAGGCTACAGGACTCCCGAAAACATAGGGCTGAATCCCGCAAAGCTCGAAATAGTCCGCCGGGGTCTTGAGGCAGTCGTCAGCAGGGGAACAGGATCAAGGGCAGGGCGTTTCGGTGTTCACGTTGCGGGCAAGACAGGAACGGCGCAGAACTCACACGGGGACGATCACGCGCTTTTCGCCGGATATGCTCCCGCTGAGGCTCCGAAATATGTCGCAGTCGCTGTGATTGAGGGGGGAAAACATGGCAGCAGTGTCGCCGGGCCTGTGGTGGGTCAGATGCTCGCTCATTTGCTTTCACACTAA
- the minD gene encoding septum site-determining protein MinD, which produces MAARVIVTTSGKGGVGKTTSTANIAAALAKFGKKVVAIDADVGLRNLDVIMGLENRVVYNFIDVIEKTCKLSAALVKDKRVPGLYLLPAAQTRTKDAVNPEQMVALVEEMRPDFDFILLDCPAGIEGGFKNAAAGADEALVVTTPEIPAVRDADRIIGMLESMGKSPIRLIINRLRPNMVQDGDMLAKDDILDVLSIDLIGVVPEDESVIRSTNNGEPMTMTLDSPAAHAYLNIAERILGRDVPLMDLESYATRGFLSKIKRFFSGKRKR; this is translated from the coding sequence ATGGCAGCACGTGTAATAGTAACGACTTCAGGCAAAGGGGGAGTCGGCAAGACAACTTCAACCGCAAACATTGCCGCGGCTCTTGCGAAGTTCGGGAAAAAGGTTGTGGCGATTGACGCCGATGTAGGACTGCGGAATCTCGATGTCATTATGGGACTCGAAAACAGAGTCGTCTACAACTTCATTGACGTAATCGAGAAGACATGCAAACTTTCAGCGGCTCTCGTGAAGGACAAAAGAGTCCCCGGACTCTACCTTCTTCCGGCGGCTCAGACCCGCACAAAAGACGCTGTGAACCCGGAGCAGATGGTCGCGCTTGTTGAAGAAATGAGGCCGGATTTTGACTTCATATTGCTTGACTGCCCTGCGGGAATTGAGGGAGGCTTCAAGAATGCTGCGGCGGGGGCTGATGAGGCACTCGTTGTAACGACTCCTGAAATACCCGCAGTGAGGGACGCTGACCGCATTATAGGAATGCTCGAATCAATGGGCAAATCTCCCATCAGGCTTATCATCAACCGACTCCGGCCTAACATGGTACAGGACGGCGACATGCTAGCAAAGGATGATATTCTTGATGTTCTGTCGATTGACCTTATCGGTGTAGTTCCTGAAGACGAGAGCGTAATACGGTCAACAAACAACGGCGAGCCTATGACAATGACGCTTGACTCTCCGGCGGCTCATGCGTATTTGAACATTGCCGAGAGGATATTGGGCAGGGATGTTCCGTTAATGGACCTCGAAAGCTACGCGACACGGGGATTCCTCAGCAAGATAAAGAGATTCTTCAGCGGGAAGCGCAAGAGGTGA
- the minE gene encoding cell division topological specificity factor MinE, whose translation MGFLSKFFGGGNDGSSQKAKDRLKIVLIHDRTDISPQLLDNLRDEIVAVLAKYMDIDTQKIEIDLDHDDNAVALVANIPILRIKRGKVASLT comes from the coding sequence ATGGGATTCCTGAGCAAATTTTTCGGAGGAGGGAATGACGGTTCAAGCCAGAAAGCGAAAGACCGTCTCAAAATCGTATTGATACACGACAGGACAGACATATCACCGCAGCTACTTGACAATCTCCGGGACGAAATTGTAGCGGTTCTCGCCAAGTACATGGACATTGACACGCAGAAGATAGAGATTGACCTCGACCACGACGACAACGCAGTAGCACTCGTAGCGAACATTCCTATACTCAGGATAAAGCGCGGGAAAGTCGCCAGCCTTACGTAA